The Loxodonta africana isolate mLoxAfr1 chromosome 14, mLoxAfr1.hap2, whole genome shotgun sequence DNA window TTCATTTCAGTAGTGATTGGATTCACAGGGGGCCccccaaaagccaaaaaaaaaaaaaatcataaaaagtcAACCATACGAGATAAAGCCACAAAAACTGATACTTAAAATTCATTGCTGGTTCAGAtctcttactaaaaaaaaaaagcacccagtATGTCTTTTAGGGGGCCAGCCATATTGTATGTAATACCAGAAAAATCATTTCCCTGGCCAAAATAGCCCCCAAATCATTGaagtatatatgtattttctttGGAAGGAAATAAAACCAACAGATAGTATAAAATAAATCCTGCTTATTGAAAAGAGTTTAAAGTAATTCCATTCTGTCATGAATAGGACGAAGAAACTTAAAAAAGACTTCCAAGAAAATCTGCTGAAATGCCCTCTGATTTGGAGGCCACTTGACCTATGCTGGCTTAAATTCTTGTTTCATGATTTTATTTAACTCTTCACTTATATATGTACTCCCTCCCTGTTTAGACTATACAGTAAGGCAGGGTCTGTATCCTGTAGTCCTTAGACCTACTCAGGCCTGAGATCAGAGAAATTACTAAATAAGCATAAGTCAATGAATTCATAGTAAAGATCCTCAATTCTTCAAGGCATTCAGTTCTGTAGGTAACTAGGGCAGTCAAAAAGCCTCATAGCTTTATTATCATGTGGCAAACCTTATTGGTTGCCTACCCAACACCATTTTCCATTCTACTTTGCAGGCAGTGAGCCAACCTGTGGGATCTAATCCTGGTCAGTCTAAGCGAATCATTGCAGTAACATTCCCTCCTGCCAGGAATTAGTCTAAGGAGGGATGTATATGTGAGTCTCATTTCTGGCCAATAAGATATAAAAAGAAAGTCCACTAGAAGACTTCAGGAAAATCTTTTCCTTCCCCATAAAGAGAGGGTTGTACAAAGAGAactcttccttttccctccttcccAGTTTTGGGCACTGTCTTCTGGATATGGTACCTGAAGCTGAAGCAGCATCTTGAGACCATGAGACAAGTTCAAGGGCAAAAAGTCTTCACTGGGTTCATGCTGAAGTTGTTGGAGAAGGATGACAAGAATGAAAAGAGCCTGGGGGCATGATAAAATAATTGAGCAGCTAAACCAACCACGGGATCAACTACCACCAGATTTCTCATTATAGAAATAGTAACGGCCCTTATCCTTGGATGTTATTAGTCAGGGTTTCTGTTACCTGCAGCTGAAAACATATTAACTCATTGATATCactctcatggaaaccctgggggtgtagtggttaagtgctatgcctgctaaccaaagggtcgacagtttgaatccgccaggtgctccatggaagctctatggggcagttgtactctgtcctatatggttgctatgagtcggaatcgactcgatggcactgggtttagtttttgatcACTCTCATTAAAATTagaattatttcttttcttcttctaggAGAGACAGTATGGAGTTTTGGGGGTCAGTAGACTCTAATCAGATAAAATTTTGGCTGAGTAACCATAAGCAAGTTTCTTAACTTTCAGAGCTTCAGTGTCCTCAGCTGTAAAGTAGGTAATAATGACCACCTCATAAACTTGTTGTCAGAAATAATGACTGTAAGAAAGTCACCTACTCTGGCATGcaaaaggtgctcaataaatgttaattgctttacctccccgccccacccccccccccaccagtcCCTGTGTGGAGTAAAGGGTTTGGTGAATTTTTTGTGAAGAGGAGCATGCACCCCAGTGGTAATGTTAATAAGGATTTTTCATCATCATTCTTTTTCAGAGACGAGAGCAACGAACGGCAGGGCCGGCTGTCTTTGTGGGAGGCTGCAGCTCAAAGAACAGCTTATGATCAGGAAGGCTTTCTGTTGCCTGTACACAAACAAATGCCCTCATTTATTAGCTGTTACTGCCTTTTGTTGAGCCTGGTGCCATCTGTGACTCAGCCTCCCTCTCATACCATCTGCTCAATGCCTCTCTTCAGAGGCCTCCTTCTCCCAGGGTACTTCATGCCAGGACTCTGCCTGCCCACAGCTGGGACTCCCTTTTTAGAACTCCATTACCTCAGCCAGTGATCCTGAGTGACTGGCCATCATGTCCTGGGAGCCTATGGTGCTGTGAGCCTGTGGGCCAGCAGCTGGCCACCTAACCCCATGGTCCATGCTCCACATTCCAAAGAGGACTTGCAGTCCACTCCTATACCCTCCCTGCAAGCACACCCATATATGGACACACCCTTCCTCTACCTGGTAAGTAGGCACAGGGATGGCCACCCTCTGGAAAACTGGGAGCCTACCTAGAGACTCCCTCATTTCTCATGCAATGGACACAATGATACCCCAGCCACATCAACACACACTgcaaaacccagcctaagaggcAGTGTAGAatagtggttaaaaacttggtGCCACCCCTAACTGCAGAAATTACAATTTATACAGTCTCGGGCTAAACTCTCTTGGGCTCTTCTACCTAATCCGGAAAAGAAGTATAATAATAGGATTGCGGTGATAATATGTGTAAATGTGCTTAGCACTGTGCTTGACATGTCTGCACTCAAAGACTCTCCACGTGCTATCACTTAAATAGGAAGAGTCACCTCTTCCCGCCATGGGGTAACAATTCCATGGCCTGGTCTAtccagcctgccatcttacttgGCCCTGGTTCATAAGACTAACATTTCCactaaaagtcggcagttcgaatccaccagccattccttagaaactctatgtggcagtcctattctgccctatagggtcgctatgagtcagaatcaactcgacagcagtgggtttgggtttttgtttttacctcCTATGTGTGGGCAATGGGACCCAGCAGTGAACAAAGATCCTTGAGAGTTCATAGTCTAGGGGAGTAAAAAAACAGAGATAACATCATAGTCATGAATTGTGATAAAGCctatgaagaaaaaagagagagagacgtTAGCAGGAATAAATAGTGGGAGTCGGGTATAATTTTACTGGGGAGTCAAGGTAAGACAAAGCTAAAACCTCTTGCTGAAAGAATGACAGGTAACCATGTCGGAGCTCTGTGACCCTTATCACATAAATGCTGGTTGGAGGAATAAATGCTCCCAAAGCCAGAAGTGGCACTGATAGCAAGGTGAGTCCTCAGGGTAGAAGATGAAGAGTCTCCCGTATGGCATCCTGAGGCCCTACAACCTTGCTTCTGAGGGACCATCTACCTCCTGATCATAACCTTCTCCAGAACATTATTGGGTTACAAACGCCGTGTCTTGCACCTTTCTTCCCCCTCAGTGTTCTGAATTTTCTCATAAAGTATCTGGTGCCACAGCACTTGGCAAAGCAACAGTGGGCTTTGATGACCATATTTACCTCATAACCTGGAATTGAGACTAGTTAGTATTGGAGCTCAGGGTAACTTTCCCCTAGATCTGCTCACTCTTTTCCATTCTGCAGGTTTAATCCTCTGTCTGGCTTGCTTTTCAGTGGTATCGCTTTTAGAGATTACCTCTGTTCTAACCTCATTTTTTGGAGTCATTTAAATCCCAGGTACCTCTTATGAGATCTCAGATTACGTACACATATCCATATAAAGAGAAAAATCCCCAGAGATGTTGTCATCCAGAATCACATCAgctttgctttttcttgttttcaaTTACAGACCCCAAAGAGCTCGTGGGCTCTGGAACATCACAAAAGCACAGCATACATGGTACATTTCCAACattcttcatttcctttcctgCTCACTCCCATTTTCCTACTTGATTTTCAATATGCTGTGAGAGTAATTTGGTGCCACCAAGTTTTTTGCCTGAGGCTTTTTGCAGGTAATAGCTTCCTGCCTTTAATCCATTTATTAGGTTCATGCTTCTCCTTCACTTGAAATTATTCCCAAACTCTGCTCCTGGGAGCTTCTAAACTCTCTAGTTTGTCACCCAGGCCTTCCTGAATTTTTAGGGACCATTCGCCCATTCAGTGCTtaatgagcacttactgtgtgtaAACCACTAAGCTACAAGAATACAAAAATAATTGACATGTTGtatgccatagagtcaattctctctcagagcgaccctacaggacacagtagaactgccccacagggtttcctaggctactcTCTTTACAGATCACCCGGTCTTTTCTTCCCACAGagggactggtgggtttgaacccttgacgttttggttagcagccaattgctttaaccattgtaccactagggtTCCTTGATTAAGACAGTGCTTGCCACTGTTATTCTGTGACCTCAAGGATCTCATGGTCTGTAACCGGAGCAGCCAGGTAAACACGTAAGTACAAGACAGCATGTTAGGTTCTGTACGTTGAAGAGTGGAGAAAATATCGTGGAAATGAACAGACTAATTCAGCCTTGAGTATCTGAACTGTATCTGAGTACCTGCGAGGGGCTGCAGGGCTTGCAGGTACAGCATGGGCGTCCATACCGCCTGGGGCACAGCACTATGGGCGGTGGGGGAAAGTTAGTGACGAGGACAAGAGGAAATTGGTAAAAGTTAGGGCTAAAATGTGGGTTAGCTGGGCAGCCAATAGAAGGATGGCTATCATCAATTGTGAAACATTAGATAAATAAAAATCAGTAAGTTCAAAGACAGAGAAACAATGCCCTTatcactgggtttttgggttttatccatCATCGTTGGAGGTGGCTATTATGCCAACTTCTGATTCTGAAAATTGGTAACTAAAGGGAAGGAATTAAGCACTTACACTGCTTCTTTAAGAGTAACTGTAGTTGATCTGCACATAGTGAGGGAAAGGTCTTCTTTATAGGAAAATACCAGCTAAAATATCTAAAAGAAATGATAGCATTAGTCCAACAGGGCCTTGCCAGTCATTTCCCTGGCTATTTGATGTGTGGTTCACAAACCACCACACGTGCATCACCCAAAGTCCGTTAGAAATGTAGAATCTCAGGTTCCACCCCAGACCACTGAATCAGAATTCATATTATAACAGGAGTCCCGCATGATTTAGATGCACTCTAAAATTTGAGAAGCAGCAAGTCCCCACTGGAATCATCTAGAAAGCCTGTTAAAAACAAGACTATTGGGCCTCCCAGAACTACAAAATCTCAATCTTTCGGAAAGGCCTGGGAATGAGGCCCTTAATAAGCTTCTAAGACCATCTTTACATACCCTGTCACACCAGAATCTCAAGCTTGGGACTCACTTGTATCTAGGCCAATGCATATATCCCCTCAACTACCCAATCCCTGCTTAAACCACCTTCCCATTCTCTTTTGAAAATAAGAAATATAACAGATACaggcttttatttttctatcatGCATGTAAGCTTACAACTATTTACAGTTTAAGAATACAGAAATAATTACATTATCACCAAGGTTTCAAATTCTCCAGTAAGACAACCAATTACTGACTACTTCTGGGAGGTTATTTTCACAGAACACAGCAACATTTTCCAAATTATACTTCTCAGACAGGAGCTgtactaagagagactaggacaAGTTGATAACACTCCTAAAAGACAAAGAAGCCTCCAtattacacaggaaaaaaaaagactgatattCTGAAGAAGGATCTCAACTAAGCGCCTGATCATATCAAGAGTCTTCAAAGAATTTCAGAACAGAAcagtctttctcttcttttgtggATGCAGGGGGGAGGGAGCATCTTCTTTGCCTCTTTTGGAGACTCTTTGTTAATTCTGAAGACTTGCGCTTTTAAGGCCCATCTCTGGAACTTCATTCCATAACATTAAAGGCAAAAGTCAGACCTGATGTGATAATAACAATACAACCCATCACTACCATCACCAAAAACAGTGTCCCAATCGCCCAGAGCAGTCACAGTTGAACTGGTACAGTGTCTTGGACTTTTGATAACCAATCCAGCACAGAGAGGGGGACACGGATGAAACAAGGTTGATCATAACTGATAACTGATGTAGCTAAGTGATGGGCACACTTCTGTGCATGTCTGAAAAAATCTATGATAATGAACCACAAGTTAAAatagttaaattttttttaaaaagcagacatGTATACTCTATTTTCCCGTTAGGCAAAAATGGAGGCAGTGGTAAGATTTTTACTTGGAAGTGAAATAAGCAGCATACAGCATTCACCTTCCACATAACAAGGCAACACCTAGAACAAGAGAAAAAGCACTCAAAACAACATTATTCTGTTTCTGGTTTGTTTCTGTGATTTACCAGATCCACTAGTGATGAGAAAGACTAGGCAAAACTTCGGGCACACCCTCTTCGAGGCATCCTATTTTAACCCactgcggttgagtcaattccaactcatagcaaccctttagggcagagtagaactgccctacagggtttctaaggctataaatcctcatggaagcagactgccacatctttctcccgctaatctgctggtgggtttgaactgccaacctttcggttagcagccgagtgtttaaccaccgTGCCGCCTATTTTTAAGCACCTTTTAATTCTCTCATCCCAATCCTGGGAAGGCCTGTCCCTGTTCCATCACTGAGAGATAGCCCTGTACTCCCAGAAGCCTCTCAAGCCATTTCTATCCTTTCCCAGCCCAAGCCCCAGGCTTATTCCTGCCTCTACATTTTTTCTCTCATTCCCCTGCCTAGCACACCCTCTTTACAACTTTGAGTCAAGGCCTACCAGACCCTGAGGAACTTAGAATAAGGTCTTCCATAAGGAAAGGGAAGTTAGGGGGCAGGCAGGTATAGGTACAGTCCTACCTCCCCACCCTCAGGGATGAGAGGGAAAGAGGGCAGTCAAGCCTGGGCAGGGAGGGCCCAGCTCAGCTTTCACACCCCCTAGGAATGATCCTGAAGACACAGAGAAGATTCTGCCCACCCTTCTCCCCAGGTCCCAGAACAGGGCATTGGGACCCCCATACTGGAGACTAAGGCCTGTTCCTTATGGGTATTCAAGCAAAGAGAGCAAAAGGACTGCTGAGATTGGAGAAGCTGGGGGCTGAGGGCTCAGATGACCAGAAGCTACCACAGAGAACACTGCAGTGGGAGGCACCTGGGCTTAAAGGGCATACACACAAGAAAATGTCTGAACAAGAGTAAACATGAGCTCACAACACTGCTGCCCTGGGGTTCATAATTCTAACAGATGCATAAGCAGGCAAAGAATTTCCAGCTTCAGAATTGTGGATTGAGTCCAGGAGTCAGGACCAGGGTCTGACCACAGGCCACTTGGCCTTCCGGCTTTCTCCATCTTCTTTTAGCCCAAAGTCTTTGTGCAGAGTATGTGCGCGTAATGAGTCCAAGCTGTCCCCATACCTGTGTGTAggggaaggaaaggggagaaagaGGGTAAGTCAGGAGGTATAGAGGTAGGGGATGAAAACAAGTAGAGACAGACCCACAGATCAGAAATACCACTTCCCTGGGACCCCACCATGGCACCCCGATTATGTCTGGGGAAGGGAAGGGGGGAGTTAAGATATCTAGATTCTATGTGGACCAGTCTCCACCCTCACCTGTATCCACAGCACGATGACAGCGATGACATGTCCACACATACCAGCCCACCCGTCTGGCAGCCAGTAAAATTTCTAGAAGGCTGGGGTGGATAGGTGTGTGTCTCATGCACTGGCAGGGCGTCTAAGTCCACAAGTAATTCTTGAAGTCCTTCTTGACCAGGAAGCCAACTGGGGATGACGGCAACCTAAACAAAACTCAGTGGCCTGAAAATGATGGGACATGGCACAGGTCTCAACAAAGGTTCAACAGTAGAAGGGGCCAGAGGATCAGGAAGAGGCATGATGGTGTAGAACACATGGCATACTGCTCCTCGCCCTTAACCTCATCCATGCCCAGCAGCCAAACACCCATTCTTCAGTGTCCAGCAGGGTGGGCAGCATGGACTCCTGGCCAAAGCCAGGTATCCAGTAGGTGGCAGCATGACTGCTGTCCCAGGGCCATGGAACTCTCAGTTCTGGCTGATGGTCAATACCATGTGCACTGGTTTTACTGTACAGCATTAACAGAGAAGCTTGCCAGAGATCGCATGCATGGCCAGCATGAACACCAAGGCCAGCAAGTCACTAGCCTTGATGGAACAGAGCTTGAGGATGTACTGGTCCTGCTGGAGGCTGACTCGTGAGTGTCCGTGTTAAAGATAGGTGGGAAAGTTGGGAACCAAGAACGGGGTCCAGGTGATGTAGATAAAGGCAGCACACATCTGAAGCACCATGGGCTTAGCATATAAACAGCATGTGAGATCACATAACATGTAACACTACTGTAAAAACGCATGAAGGCCACAGGAAGGCAAAAGAACATGATCGGAAAGTCCATATTCTTGTAACTAAGGGTAGTGAAGGTCCAAAGGGGCTATGGTGCACCAAGGCCAAACATGAAGAGACAGCAGATGGCCAAGTACATGTCATCAGCCAGGCACAGGTCCAGCAGGAGGTATGAGACTTGTGCAGGATCAGTTGTGCTGGTTTACACCTGGGAATTCCACTGCCTGCTTTGCTGGACTTCGCCTgacctcctttcctttctctccaagAGCCCCTTCATTCGTAAAATAGTACTGCAGAGGATTGGGCCACAGATCCTCATTGATTATCTCAACTATTTTGTCAGACTCAATAGAGCTGTGGTTTGAAAACCACGCAAAAAAGCTACAGCTGTTGTCTGTGTTCCCCTCACTTAGGGACTGGAGATCATGGCCTGGGAGCCATTGGATTGGAGTAGAACGACACATCACCTGACCTAAAGGGCCACACCCGTATTCCTTGATGAGCACCTTATTTTGGAAATAGGGGTTGCTCACAAAGTAGAACTTGATCTTGTAGCCCAATCTGGCAAGGCCAAGCTCCTCCACCTCCAACCTGTTCATGTAGCAGAGTACCTCTTTATCTTGGTTGCTCAGAAAGGATGATAGCTGGGGGTGGTTCTGAAACACTTGCACCCAGAAGCCCGGGATATTCTGGATAAGGAGGTTCCTGCGCTCTAAGTGGTACAGTCGCAATCGACCAAACTTGCGCGAGAGGCGAAGGTAGGCTCTGTCCGCCTGGGCATTCATGGTCTCCAGCTTCAGTTGGACACTCTCCAGGGTGCCCATGCTACCGCCTGCGGCCTGGGGCCCTGGCCCTGCCCCATTCTCCACCTTCTTCTCCTCCATCACCGAGGCAGAGGCACACTCCCCAGTGGTCCCTTTCTTCACCAGCCCACCAACTATCGCCTGGGGCCCCCTCCCCGCTCTGCAACAGGTTTCTGGGGCCTTCTTCCTAGCAATGCCACGCCGATTTCCAACCCGAGGGCCGTTTTTCGGCCTTGCCACAGTTCCCACCGTTCCCACGAAGACGGTGTCTCTTTCCAGGCGCTCCGAGAGAGGTGGGACCCTCTCCAGGTCGGCCCTGGGGGCGCCCTGCCCGCTACCCCCCGCAGCTCGGGCCCGCAGCGCGAGGCCACAGTCCGGGGGGAGCTGGCAGGCCCCCTCCTCCCAGCGGCGGCGGGGAAGCGCGGGCGCAGCAGTTTCCAGGCCACCCCGACCCGCGCCAGCCTGCACCTGTGCCTCCTTGGTTTCCTCCCCCTCCGTGCTTTCCTCCCGGAGCTCCGGGCACTGTGGAGGGTCCAGGTCGCGCGCAGCGTCGTCAGGAGCAGGGCGAACTCGGGCTTTGGCACGGGCTTTGCCCCGGCTTTTGCCACGAGAGGACTTTTTACTTCTACTTCGGCCGCTCATGTTGGCTGCGGAAGCGTCTTCAAAGCCACGCTCAGGTCCGGCCGCCCCTCGCGCCAGCTAGCGGTCCCTAGCGAGCGGGCTTCTCCATGGTAACCGTCGACGTCACCAATGTACGACTATACCTTCGCGCGAGGTCTGGCTGCGCCCGGTGATTGGCTCCGCCGCCTCTGCATCTGCGCATGAGCCCATCCTCATTGAAAGCTCCTACCGCCATCTCTCCCCAACTAGCTTTCACAGAAAGTTCTCTCTCTTGTTGTCCTGGATTTTGCTTGCCTTTAGTTTCTTCGCATTGATCTCAGTTGTGCCCTCAGACCATTGAATACGTCTAATTCCTCCAATACAAGACAACCTGAAGACAGCCATTACATCCATCCCTCCATCATCTATTTTCTTCTAAACATCTTCAGTTCCTTCGGCTATGTTTTGGACATCTGTCATAATGTAACTGCCATTGGACTCCGTGTCTCTCCGTGAAAGCCTTTGCTGAGGGATTTGCCCCGATAGATTAACTCCAGAGAGCCTAATCATGGGTGCCATAATGCCAGCCTAGGAAGTAATTGGATACATGGTGGGAtgttaataataaatataaaaaataatagttaatattttttaagtatCCCCATATACCAGGCACTTTATTAGATGCTTTATATGCACTATCTCAATTTATGAGGGAGGTACTGTTATCATTGCCATTTTCcaggtaagaaaactgaggctcagaggtgcCAAGAAACATTCCCAAGATTTCACCGTCAGCGATGGAAGCAAATTCAAGCCCAAATCTCTCTGaccccattaaaaaaagaaaagaaaagaaaagagttgctatcgagtccaactgcactccatagggttttcaatggctgatctttcagaggtagaccgccaagtctttcttccaaggcacctgtgggtggactctggttagcagcagagcccatTACTCATTTGTACTGCCCCCAGAGTCTTTGTTTTATATTCACAAGTGGCAGTTTCTTCCTGCTCAGCTGCAAATGCGCTAGCTGTAATGAAGGCCAGTCTTGCCTGTTAATGAACAGGCATCGGTGAAGCACCTACTCAGCGTGGGTGCGTTGGCAAGTCCTTGAACTGCTTCAGACCTAGTTTACAAAACTGGGCTATCAGTATATATGACAAAAAGTGAAGGCCACTAGTCAGAGCTCCTTTCAGCTCTGTTGTCAAAAGGCTTAATCTCCCATCAGCATCTTCGTCACTTAATGCTCACCCATGGCTAAGCCACTGTAGGATTAACATAGGCCAGGCCACTGCCAGTGGTGTTTAATATACAGTCCGCAATGAGCAGGTTGTGGCAAAGAGATAAGCATTATGTGAAGGGAAACACCTTGTATAAAGGGACATACTCTCTGGCCCAGGTCACTCAGCCCCTATGGCTTCTGTACTTAAGAGgctggtctctgctgctgacTGAACTGTTGGTTTTCTGCTCAGgtattaatatttaattttatatggGACGGTAACATGGGTTTCCAATTCGATAGTAAACTATGTAGGCTTAGGGACTGTGTCTCTTTCTGCTTTTCTTCCTCAGAACACCTAGCAAGGGGCCTTGTACATATTAGTATTTCTAATAATAGAAGCTCATATTTATTTTGTACATTATATGGCATCATGTCTTAACTCACTTGATCGCCACAAGTACCCCATGGGGCAGGTGTGGTTATTGCTCACATCTTAGAGATAACGTTACTGCCACACAAAAAGATTCAGTAACTCACCCAAGATCTTACAGCTAATAAACCATTTTAGCCCAGGCAATCTGACTCCAGAACCCATGCTCATAACCACTACCTCATGATGTAACATTATAGCTTGAGAGATTGAAATTCCAAACTCTTGTGGGTAAAATACTTTTCACACTTTTcagaaatttatatatataaacctaaaaaacccaaacccagtgccgtcgagttgattccgactcatagcgactgtataggacagagtagaactgccccatagagtttccaaggagtgcatggtggatttgaactgctgaccctttggtttgcagccatagcacttaaccactactccaccagggtttccttatatatagagacatatatatatatacacacaacacagacacacacacacatatatatatatcccccacacatctttcagtttgtcatactgtgggggcttgcctgttgctacgatgctggaagctaggctaAAAGCTAGGCTACTGGtatacaaataccagcagggtcacccaaggcagacaggttttagctgagcttccagactaagacagactaggaagaagaacccggcagtctacttctaaaaagaattagccagtgaaaaccttatgaatagcagcagaacattgtctgaagtGC harbors:
- the TSPYL5 gene encoding testis-specific Y-encoded-like protein 5; protein product: MSGRSRSKKSSRGKSRGKARAKARVRPAPDDAARDLDPPQCPELREESTEGEETKEAQVQAGAGRGGLETAAPALPRRRWEEGACQLPPDCGLALRARAAGGSGQGAPRADLERVPPLSERLERDTVFVGTVGTVARPKNGPRVGNRRGIARKKAPETCCRAGRGPQAIVGGLVKKGTTGECASASVMEEKKVENGAGPGPQAAGGSMGTLESVQLKLETMNAQADRAYLRLSRKFGRLRLYHLERRNLLIQNIPGFWVQVFQNHPQLSSFLSNQDKEVLCYMNRLEVEELGLARLGYKIKFYFVSNPYFQNKVLIKEYGCGPLGQVMCRSTPIQWLPGHDLQSLSEGNTDNSCSFFAWFSNHSSIESDKIVEIINEDLWPNPLQYYFTNEGALGEKGKEVRRSPAKQAVEFPGVNQHN